The genomic stretch GGACCCGCTGGTTCAGCTTCGGCACCTGGAGCGACGCCGGGGACCGCGCCAGCCTGGACGGGCAGAAGGACCGCGCCGGGCAGGTCCTGACCGACACGCTGCGCCTGACCGCCAAGTCCAGCGCCGTGCAGTACCGCGTGACGCTGCGCGGCGCCGGGACCGCCGTGCGGCTCGTGGCGCTGAACACCAGTGACCGCGCCCGCCGCAGCGAGGCCCTGGGCACCCCCGGCAACCGCGCCGCGTGGGGCAAGGAAGTGAGGGTGCCGCAGCGCTCGCAGATGCTCTACCCGGACGGCGGGGAGGTCTGGTGCAGTCCCACCAGCGTCTCCATGATCCTCGCCAAGCACGGCGTGAACGTCAGCGTACCCGACGCGGCGCGCGGCACCTTCGACCGGGTGTACGACGGCACCGGCAACTGGGCCTTCAATGCCGCGTACGCCGGGGCGCGCGGCATGCGCTCGGTCGTGCTGCGCCTGCCCAGCCTCGCCGCCGCCGAGACGTTCACCGCGCAGGGCACCCCGCTGGCCGTCAGCCTGGGCTGGAAGGCCGGGGAACTCCCGGGCGCGCCCCTGCCCAGCTCGGGCGGGCACCTGATGGTCCTGACCGGCTTCGACGCGCAGGGCAACCCGGTCCTGAACGACCCGGCCGCCCCCACCGACGCGGGCGTGCGCCGCACCTACCCGCGCGCCGCGTTCGAACGGCTGTGGCTGGGTCACTCCGGCGGACTGGCGTACCTGATCACGCCCCGCTGAGAACCGCACCCGACCACCCGTCGCCCCCCTGACCGGGTGTGTACCTGAACGGGTGGTCACTGCCCAGTTTGAGGTATTTTCCACAGCCGCGCGGACGTACCGTGAAGGCATGAACACGTCTCATGGGGGGAGGTTCAGCAGACCTGAGCAGGGGGTGGCACTGGTCGTCACCCTGCTGTTCACCGGGATCGTCCTGATGATCATCGTCATGACCAGCGCCACCCTGGTCACCGGCGCGCGCAGCGGCGGCGCCGAGGAACGCCGCGCGTACCAGGCGCTGCTCGCCGCCGAGAGCGGCCTGAACACCGTCATGGTGCGCGTCAACCGCCGCCTGACCAGCACGCCGTACACCGGCAGCACCCAGACGGACCTGCAGACCTGGCTGGGCGGCCTGAACAGCGACCCCGAAGCGGCCCTGTTTCCCGCCACGTTGACCTTCACCCCGAACAGCGCCGACACCTTCACCGTCGAGTCACGCGGCAGCGCCGCGGGCGCCGTCAAGATCGCGCTGCAGGACTTCACCCTGAAACCGGTCTACCTGTCCACCGGCATGCGGCTGCGCGCCGCCCTGACCTCGCTGCCGCGCATCAACGCCAACGGCAACGCGACCATCACCGGGCAGTCGAACCGCGGCCAGATCACCACGCTGGCCGGGACCGGCGTCAGCGCCGCGCTGGGCAGCAGCGTCGTGACCGTGACCGTCACCGACGCCAGCGGCCTGACCAGGGGCGACTACGTGCAGGTTCCCGCCGGTACCGCCGGGCAGCGCTTCCGGGTGGACGGCATCAGCGGCGCGCAGCTGAGCCTGACCAGCGTGCCCGGCCCACTCGCGACCGCGCTGGCCGCCACCGCCGGGACCGGCGTGGACCTGATCCTGAACGCGGCCGCCCAGACGACCACCAGCGTCACCGATCCCCTCACGCAGCGCGTGTCGAACGCCGCGGACTTCACGCCCGGGGAAGTCGTCACCGTCGGCGGCTTCAAGGCGACCGTCACCGCGATCAGCAGCAGCGGCAGCGGCCCCGACGGGCTGGTCCTGGACTGGCAGGCCGGGCAGCCCGCCGCCATCCCCGAGGGCACCGAGATCACCCGCGACCTGTCCGCCATGCGCAGCGCCAACGCCATCGACGTGAAGGACACCGACAAGGCCCTGAGTAACTTCACCATGGACGGCAGTCAAGACTGCGTGATCACCGGCACCAAACCGAACACCAGCGTCAAGTGCGAGGGCGCCGCCGATCCACTGCTCACGAACGGATCGGCGCTGGAAGCCGACAAGTTCTTCACGCAGCAGCTGCTGGGCATGACCGACACGCAGCTGAACGAGCTCGTGCCGCTGTCCTACCCGGATGCCAGCGGCAAGTTCCCGCCGATGGTGAACGCCATCCGCCGCATCCGCGCGCAGGACTTCGACGCCATGCTCAAGAACAGCACCTCCAGCGGCCTGCTCATCGTGGACGGCGACATCAACTCCAACGTCAACGGCAACACCATCTTCAACGGTTTCATCTACTTCCGCGGGAACCAGGGCGGAAAGTTCAATGGGAACCTCACCGTGAACGGCGCCATCGCCGTGCGTGGCGGCCCGATCGAGGGCATCACCACCGACGATGTCGTCACCGACATCACCGGCAGCCTCAACATCAACTTCAATGCCGTGAAGCTCCGTCAATTGCTGATGAACACGCGTGGCGGCCTGACGCTGAACGACACCCAGGGCACCTGGAGGCAACGGTGAGACCCGCCGGTTTCACGCTGCTGGAAGTGCTGATCGTCGTGGCGATCGTGGGCATCCTGGCCGCGCTGGGCCTGGGCAGCTACACCCGCTGGCGGGCCAGCAGCGCCGTCGGCGAGGGCACGCAGGTCTTCACGCAGGCCGTGAACGCCGCGCGCACCGGCGCCAAGCGCCTGAACACCTGCCAGGAGGTCCTGCTCACGGCCGTCAGCGCCAGCCCCTCCCTGACGGTCCGCTCCTACCCGGGCAGCACCTGCAGCGGCACGCCCACCACCCGCACCCTGAATCTCCCGGCCGGCGTGCAGGCCAGTCTGGACAGTGGCGCGAACAGCCTGTCGTTCCGCGCGCCCTATGGGTCCACGGACGCCGCCCCGGCACAATTCACCGTGTTCTGGGCGGCCAACCCGGCCATCACGCGGCTCGTGCGGGTCACGGGCATCTTCGGGAAGGTGATCGTGAAATGAACCGTACCACGCACGAAGCGGGCCTGACGCTGATCGAGGTGCTGATCGCCCTGGCGATCTTCACAGTGCTGAGTATCGCCGTGCTGGGCGTCCTGCCCACCCTGTTCAAGGTGAACCGCAGCAACCAGAACGACCAGGCCGTCACGGTGGCCGCCAAGGCCTTCATGGAATCTGTCCGCACCGGGTACAGCGCCCAGAGCACCTTCGACGCGGGCACGCTGCCCGCCGCGCCCGACACCAGCCTGATGGGCGGCCTGACCTGCACCACCAGCCAGACCAACCCGGTCCCGACCTGGGTGACCGCCACCGGCAGCCCGATGCTGCGCCGCGTCACGCTGAGCTGCACCGGGAGCGGCCAGCCGACCTACGCCTTCACGCTGGACTTCGGGCGTCCGGTCGGCACGCCGGGCGGGGCGGGCTCGTGAGGCGCGCCGCGCGCGAAGCAGGGCTGACCCTGATCGAGATCCTGCTCGCCCTGGGCATCATGGGCGTCGTGATGGCCCTGATCACGAACTGGCAGACCGGCACCCTGAACATCACCACCCGCACGAACGCCACCGCGCGCGGCCTGACGGAACTGAACGACCTGACCGGGTACGTGGGCGACCGCGTCCGCACGGCGCAGCGGGTCCGGGTGGCCACATCGGGGCTCAGCGTGAACAGCGGCAGCGGGAACACCTGCTCGGCGCTCTCACCCTGTCTGGCCGTCGTGCTGCCCGAGACCAACCCCACGACCGGCGCCGTCACGAAGTACGTCCTGTTCGTGTACCGCATGGAACCCCGCTCGAAGGTCACGGCTGACAAGACCCCGGACGACTGGGCGGAAGACCACGTGCAGGTCATGCGCGAGTACCGCAGCGGCGACTCGGGCACCACACCCGTGAACTGTGTCCCTGCCGCCGGGCAGACCTTCGAGACGGCCACGGGCGCGGGCTGCGCCGCCATGCAGGGCCTCGCGGGGCTCACCTCGGTGGGCGGGTTCAATCCGTACCTCGTGGCGGATTACCTGACGCCCTCGGATCAGCTGCCGGGCAGCGCCGCGCCGTTCGAGTGGAGCGCCGCGACCCGGTCGGTCACGCTGCGCGTCCAGTTCCGCCAGCAGGCGGGCGGCCGCGTGACGAGCCTCCCCCCCACCCAGGCCTACGCCCTGAACGTCCAGGCGCGCAACGCGCCGGTCGTGCCCTGACCGGGGACCGCTCCCGCGTCCCGGCTGGGAGAATGAGGGCATGCCCCTGCCCGTCCATCAGGCCCCCCTCGCCGACCACGCCGCTGCGGCAGCCCACCTGTCCCGCGACCCCGTCCTGGCCGGGGTGATCGCCCGGGTGGGCGACCTGCCGGTCCTGGCCCCCACCGCTGACCCATTCGGGACACTGATCCGCAACGTGACGGGTCAACAGCTGAGCGTGAAGGCCGCCGCGAGCATCCACGCCCGCGTGACGGCCACCCTGGGGGAGGTCACGGCCGACACGCTGCTCGCCGCCAGTGGCGACACCCTGCGCGGCGCGGGCCTGTCATGGGCGAAGGTGCGGACCGTGCAGGCCATCGCGCAGGCCGCGAAGACCGGCGCGGTGGACTTCACGCACCTGAGCGGGCAGGACGACGAGACCGTGATCACCGAACTGCTGCCCCTGCCCGGCATCGGCCGCTGGACCGCCGAGATGTTCCTGATGTTCGCCCTGGCCCGCGCGGACGTGTTCAGCCTCGGGGACCTCGCGCTGCGCCAGGGCCTCGCGCGACTGCACCCGGACGCGCCCACTGCCGAGATCCTGAACCGCTGGGCCCCGTACCGCACGCTGGCCGCCCGCTACGTCTGGGCCGACAACGCCCGCGTGAAAGCGGGCGGGGAACCGGTGTAAGCGGGTGATGGGTGATGGTCAACAGCGTGTGCGCGGCGTACCCGCCCGCGTCAACTCACTTCCCACTCCCCACGTCCCCCTGCCCCTTCTGCCACTCCTCGAAGGGAATACGGTCGATGACGAAGGTGTCGCGCGTGCGGGCGTACGTGCCGCGTCCGCCCATGCGGCCGATCAGGTCCAGCAAGCCCGTGTCCACGTGGTGCCGGTCGACGTCCTGCACGGCGTCCGAGCGCAGGGTCAGGCCCAGCACCTCGCCCAGGATGATGCGGGTGCGGCCGATCAGCACGGTCTGCACCTCGCGGCATTCCAGCGCGGCGGGCGCGGCGGCCACGCGCGGCACCGCGACCTTCACGCCCGGCGCGAGGGAAATGCCCAGCGCGTCCGGTTCCCCCTGCCCGTGCGGGAAGTCGGTGGCGGTGGCATTCATGGTGACGGCCAGCGCCTCGCTGACGAGGTTCACGGTGAACTCGCCGCCAGAGGCGATATTCAGCGCGGTGTCCTTCGGCGTGCCGTCGGGCCGGTCGCCGGGCGCGAACGCCACGACGGGTGGGTCGCTGCCCATCAGGCCGAAGAAGGAATACGGCGCGAGGTTCACGTGCCCGCCCTCGCCCAGCGTGCTCACCCACGCGATCGGGCGGGGCGTAACGGTCGCCGTGAGCAGCTTGTACCGCGCCGCGCCGGGCAGCGCCGTCAGGTCGAAGTGCGCCACTGGCAGGGCGGCCGGTGCAGAATCGGCGGGGGTCATGCGCGCAGCGTAGCGGTAGCATAGCCAGCATGACTGAGCCTCAGCCCACCTCGTACCGGGAGGCGTACGCCCGGCTGAGCCGCATCGCCGCCGAACTCGAATCCGGAGAGGCCGACCTCGACCGCGTCCTGCCGCTGCTGGAGGACGCCCGCGCCGCGTACGCCCAGTGCCGCGAGCGCATCGAGGCGGTCCGCGCCGTGCTGGCCGGAGACTGGGCCGACGGTGAGGATGGAAGCGACGAAGACGAGGAGTAGGTGGGAAATGGAGGGTGGGTCGGAGGTCAGCCCCAACCCACTGCCCCCTTACAACTCGGCGACGGCCTGCGCGACCGGGGTGTCCCCGGCGACCACCTCGAAGGTCTGCCCGGCGCGGCGCAGGTCGTTCAGGTAGGCGGGCAGTCCGGCGCTGACCCTGCCGGTGCCGGGGGCGTCGGTCAGACCGCCGGGCCGCACGACCGTCCATGCCAGCGGGCTGGCCGCCGTGCTGCGCGTCAAGGCCGTCTCGGACGTGCAGTGCAGCACGGGGGCCAGGAAGGGCGGCATCTGCTCGGGGCGGTCCAGACCCATGGAACTGACCACCACCAGCGGCCCCGGACTGCCCGAGACGCGGCGGCGGACGAGTTCAGCCGTCGCGGCGGTCAGGGCGTCCCCGTCGATGGCCTGGAGGTGGCCGCTGGCGCCGGCCCCGGCGGCCCACACGACCGCATCGGCACCGTGCAGCGCGAGCATGTCGGCCTGTTCCGTGGTGGGTACCAGTGCACGCACCTGATGCCCGGCGGCGGCCTGCGCGGCCACGCGGCAGCCCACGCCACCGGCCGCTCCGATCACTGCGAGATTCATGGCCGCGCAGGCTGCGCCCGTCAGGGTGGCGAGACCGCACGCTCTGCCACGGTTGTCCCCACCACCACCGGAAGGGTCAGCGTGGTCCCTGCGCACCGGGCATGCGCCAGAACGCGGAGGTCAGTTCGTGGGTGCGGGCGTATCCTGCGGGCAATGAGTGACGCTGCTCACCCCGAGAAGCCCGCTGCCCCGTCAGCCGCTAAGGCCCCCACGGCCGAGCCGCCCGCGCCGCCCGTCATTCCGTGGGTGTACCGGCTGGTGGTGGACACCACGTACCTGCCCGTGATCTTCAGCGGCATGCACCTGGAGGTGCACGGCCGCGAGCACGTGCCGCCGCCCGGCACGCCGCTGGTCGTCGCGGCCAATCACGTGAGCGCCCTGGATCCGTTTCTGGTCGCGCGGGCGCTGCCGCCGGGCCGGTTCCTGCAGTTCATGGCGAAGAAGGAGCTGTTCATCCCGGTTATCGGGGACATCATCCGCGCCGGGGGGTCGTTCCCGGTGGACCGCAGCGGGAACGACCTCGGTGCGGTGCGCACGTCGCTGCGCATCCTGAAGGCGAACGGCACGGTCGGGATCTTCCCGCAGGGTACGCGCGGCGGGCATGAAATGCAGGGCGGCGTGGCATTGATCGCGGCAAAGGGCCGCGCACCGATCCTGCCTGCTGGGGTCAGCCGCGACGGCAAGCGCTGGATCGTCCGCTTCGGGGCGCCCATCCCGCCGCGCGGGGGGATCAAGGCCATCACCGGGGAACTTGCCGAGGTGCTGTCCACGCTGGCCGTCCCGGTCGGGCAGCGGCTGTAGCGTCCGGCGCTATACTCGCGGGTGACGGCTGCGGGGGGAAGTCCGGTGAGAGTCCGGCCCTGTCGCGCAACGGTAACCCTGCCCCCTCATCACATGATGGGCGGCGGGGAAGGCCGAGCACCCCCGCCGTTCGCGCCGCCCGGAGTGGGCGGGCGTGGCTTGACCCCTCGCGGACTGGGGGCACGCCGTGAGCGCCCCCTGTGCGGGGCCTGCCACGGACACTGTGTTTCCCGCCGCCGCCCCCAGCCGGGCGGCGCGTTTCGTTGCCGGAGGGAAGGAGTTTTCCATGACGTTCCCTATGAAAGGCATCCTGACCCTGATCACCCTGAGCGGCGCCCTGAGTGGCGCGGCCGCCGCGACCTCCTACCCGCTGACGATCACCGACGACCTGGGCCGCAAGGTGACCCTGAAGGCCGAGCCGAAACGGATCGTCAGCGTGCTGCCCAGCACCAGCGAGACCGTGTGCGCGCTGGGCCTGTGCGACCGGCTGGTGGGCGTGGACGACTACAGCGACTACCCGCAGCAGGTGACGAAACTGCCCAAGGTGGGCGGCCTGTACAACCCGAACATCGAGGCGATGGTGGCCCTGAAACCCGACGTGGTGCTCGTCAGCCAGTACGGGAAGCTGGCCGAGCCGCTGACGCAGGCGGGCGTCACCGTGATCGCCGTGAACCCCGAGACGTACGACGAGGTGTTCAGCAAGACGCTGCTGCTCGGGAAGATCCTGAACCGCGAGGCTCAGGCCAAGACGCTCGTCGGGAAGATCAAGGGCGACATCGCGCGCGTGGAGATCCTCACGAAGAACGCCGTGCGCAAACCCACCGCGTACTTCGAGATCGACCCCACGCCGTACTCGATCGGGCCGAACTCGTTCATGGGCGTGCTGCTCACCAAGGCGGGCGCGCGGAACATCATCCCCGCCAGCATGGGCGACTTCCCGAAGGTGGACCCCGAATTCATCGTGAAGGCCAACCCGCAGCTGATCCTGGGCGTGGACGCCAGGACGGCGGGCGCGCGCCCCGGCTGGAGCGGCATCAGCGCCCTGAAAACCGGGAAGGTCCGGGACATCCCGGCGGAGCTGAACACCATGCTGGGCCGCCCGGGACCGCGCCTGGGGCAGGCGCTGATGGGCCTGGCGAAACTGATTCACCCGGAACTGTTCAGGTAAATGCAGGCCGCCGCGCCCCGCCGGGGGCTGGGGGTGGGTCTGGGCACGCTGCTGCTCGCGGCGCTGCTGCTGGCCGCCGTGGTGCTGGGCACCGGGCTGGGCAGCGTCACCATTCCGCCCGGCGAGGTGCTGGGCGCGCTGTGGCGCGGCGTGACCCGGCAGGCGCTGGCCGGCAACGACGTGATCGTGTGGCAGATCCGGCTGCCGCGCGTGGTCATGGGGGCACTGGTGGGCGCGAGTCTCAGCGTGTGCGGGGGTGCGTTCCAGGGCGTGTTCCGTAATCCGCTGGCGGACCCGTACCTGCTGGGCGTCGCCAGCGGCAGCGCGCTGGGCGCCACGGTCGCCATCGTGGCCGGGTGGCCCCGCACGCTGATTCCTGTGTCGGCGCTGCTGGCGGCCCTCGCGGCGGTCGCATGCACCCTGTCCCTGGCGCGCGAGGGGCGCCGCTTTCCGCCGACGCGGCTGATCCTGGCGGGTGTGGTGGTGGGCAGCGTCCTGAGCGCGGCGACCACCGCGCTGATCCTGC from Deinococcus soli (ex Cha et al. 2016) encodes the following:
- a CDS encoding peptidase C39 family protein gives rise to the protein MYRGSLLPALVLSASLLAPGAEALTMTYPNSTTTIHEQPGDWAGGEGRGAVAGAAGLSLAPGATSGTWTSAPLRVPAFDELVPSWNAVTPARGSVSVEVRAQNAGGWTRWFSFGTWSDAGDRASLDGQKDRAGQVLTDTLRLTAKSSAVQYRVTLRGAGTAVRLVALNTSDRARRSEALGTPGNRAAWGKEVRVPQRSQMLYPDGGEVWCSPTSVSMILAKHGVNVSVPDAARGTFDRVYDGTGNWAFNAAYAGARGMRSVVLRLPSLAAAETFTAQGTPLAVSLGWKAGELPGAPLPSSGGHLMVLTGFDAQGNPVLNDPAAPTDAGVRRTYPRAAFERLWLGHSGGLAYLITPR
- a CDS encoding pilus assembly PilX family protein; amino-acid sequence: MNTSHGGRFSRPEQGVALVVTLLFTGIVLMIIVMTSATLVTGARSGGAEERRAYQALLAAESGLNTVMVRVNRRLTSTPYTGSTQTDLQTWLGGLNSDPEAALFPATLTFTPNSADTFTVESRGSAAGAVKIALQDFTLKPVYLSTGMRLRAALTSLPRINANGNATITGQSNRGQITTLAGTGVSAALGSSVVTVTVTDASGLTRGDYVQVPAGTAGQRFRVDGISGAQLSLTSVPGPLATALAATAGTGVDLILNAAAQTTTSVTDPLTQRVSNAADFTPGEVVTVGGFKATVTAISSSGSGPDGLVLDWQAGQPAAIPEGTEITRDLSAMRSANAIDVKDTDKALSNFTMDGSQDCVITGTKPNTSVKCEGAADPLLTNGSALEADKFFTQQLLGMTDTQLNELVPLSYPDASGKFPPMVNAIRRIRAQDFDAMLKNSTSSGLLIVDGDINSNVNGNTIFNGFIYFRGNQGGKFNGNLTVNGAIAVRGGPIEGITTDDVVTDITGSLNINFNAVKLRQLLMNTRGGLTLNDTQGTWRQR
- a CDS encoding pilus assembly FimT family protein, whose product is MRPAGFTLLEVLIVVAIVGILAALGLGSYTRWRASSAVGEGTQVFTQAVNAARTGAKRLNTCQEVLLTAVSASPSLTVRSYPGSTCSGTPTTRTLNLPAGVQASLDSGANSLSFRAPYGSTDAAPAQFTVFWAANPAITRLVRVTGIFGKVIVK
- a CDS encoding prepilin-type N-terminal cleavage/methylation domain-containing protein translates to MNRTTHEAGLTLIEVLIALAIFTVLSIAVLGVLPTLFKVNRSNQNDQAVTVAAKAFMESVRTGYSAQSTFDAGTLPAAPDTSLMGGLTCTTSQTNPVPTWVTATGSPMLRRVTLSCTGSGQPTYAFTLDFGRPVGTPGGAGS
- a CDS encoding PulJ/GspJ family protein, translating into MRRAAREAGLTLIEILLALGIMGVVMALITNWQTGTLNITTRTNATARGLTELNDLTGYVGDRVRTAQRVRVATSGLSVNSGSGNTCSALSPCLAVVLPETNPTTGAVTKYVLFVYRMEPRSKVTADKTPDDWAEDHVQVMREYRSGDSGTTPVNCVPAAGQTFETATGAGCAAMQGLAGLTSVGGFNPYLVADYLTPSDQLPGSAAPFEWSAATRSVTLRVQFRQQAGGRVTSLPPTQAYALNVQARNAPVVP
- a CDS encoding DNA-3-methyladenine glycosylase family protein is translated as MPLPVHQAPLADHAAAAAHLSRDPVLAGVIARVGDLPVLAPTADPFGTLIRNVTGQQLSVKAAASIHARVTATLGEVTADTLLAASGDTLRGAGLSWAKVRTVQAIAQAAKTGAVDFTHLSGQDDETVITELLPLPGIGRWTAEMFLMFALARADVFSLGDLALRQGLARLHPDAPTAEILNRWAPYRTLAARYVWADNARVKAGGEPV
- a CDS encoding flavin reductase family protein, coding for MTPADSAPAALPVAHFDLTALPGAARYKLLTATVTPRPIAWVSTLGEGGHVNLAPYSFFGLMGSDPPVVAFAPGDRPDGTPKDTALNIASGGEFTVNLVSEALAVTMNATATDFPHGQGEPDALGISLAPGVKVAVPRVAAAPAALECREVQTVLIGRTRIILGEVLGLTLRSDAVQDVDRHHVDTGLLDLIGRMGGRGTYARTRDTFVIDRIPFEEWQKGQGDVGSGK
- the xseB gene encoding exodeoxyribonuclease VII small subunit; protein product: MTEPQPTSYREAYARLSRIAAELESGEADLDRVLPLLEDARAAYAQCRERIEAVRAVLAGDWADGEDGSDEDEE
- a CDS encoding NAD(P)H-binding protein, which encodes MNLAVIGAAGGVGCRVAAQAAAGHQVRALVPTTEQADMLALHGADAVVWAAGAGASGHLQAIDGDALTAATAELVRRRVSGSPGPLVVVSSMGLDRPEQMPPFLAPVLHCTSETALTRSTAASPLAWTVVRPGGLTDAPGTGRVSAGLPAYLNDLRRAGQTFEVVAGDTPVAQAVAEL
- a CDS encoding lysophospholipid acyltransferase family protein: MSDAAHPEKPAAPSAAKAPTAEPPAPPVIPWVYRLVVDTTYLPVIFSGMHLEVHGREHVPPPGTPLVVAANHVSALDPFLVARALPPGRFLQFMAKKELFIPVIGDIIRAGGSFPVDRSGNDLGAVRTSLRILKANGTVGIFPQGTRGGHEMQGGVALIAAKGRAPILPAGVSRDGKRWIVRFGAPIPPRGGIKAITGELAEVLSTLAVPVGQRL
- a CDS encoding ABC transporter substrate-binding protein, with the translated sequence MKGILTLITLSGALSGAAAATSYPLTITDDLGRKVTLKAEPKRIVSVLPSTSETVCALGLCDRLVGVDDYSDYPQQVTKLPKVGGLYNPNIEAMVALKPDVVLVSQYGKLAEPLTQAGVTVIAVNPETYDEVFSKTLLLGKILNREAQAKTLVGKIKGDIARVEILTKNAVRKPTAYFEIDPTPYSIGPNSFMGVLLTKAGARNIIPASMGDFPKVDPEFIVKANPQLILGVDARTAGARPGWSGISALKTGKVRDIPAELNTMLGRPGPRLGQALMGLAKLIHPELFR
- a CDS encoding FecCD family ABC transporter permease, with the translated sequence MQAAAPRRGLGVGLGTLLLAALLLAAVVLGTGLGSVTIPPGEVLGALWRGVTRQALAGNDVIVWQIRLPRVVMGALVGASLSVCGGAFQGVFRNPLADPYLLGVASGSALGATVAIVAGWPRTLIPVSALLAALAAVACTLSLAREGRRFPPTRLILAGVVVGSVLSAATTALILRGEDRARQVLAYTLGDLGFSGWRDVLTVLPYAALGCGALLLLARALDTLQLGELTARSLGVPVERLRLIAVLAASLATAGAVAYVGVIGFVGLIVPHMIRLAFGPGHRTLLPLSALLGGALLVGADLLARTTPLSQVGIVTTLLGGPFFLWLLRKERHE